From the Rhizobium sp. ARZ01 genome, the window GCACCTGTAGGACAGGACAGCTCTGGTTGGGCAACTCCTGAGTGATTGCCGCCTTCGATGACTGGCGAAGTGCGAAACCGATTTTCGCTTCACCAAAGGGTCGAACCCGCCTATCCTCGCCACAACCGGAAAGGTTGTCGAATCGGGTCGGCGGGGCGAATGGCAGATACGGAATCTCATAGCGGGCGCACAGGGCCTGCCCACAGGACCATGGAGCGCCTGACGGAGGCTTTCTGGGAGCACTATCGCCGCCTTCAGGACGCTGTTTCAGCCGACAACACGCCGCTCGTCCATCGTCTCGATCGTGAACTGACCTCTTCCCTGACCGCGCTTGTCGATCACCAGACGAGCGATGCGGCGGAACAGCAAGCCCAATTCACGTCGCTGCTGCGCCTGCTTCGCGAGGAAGCGGACGATGCCTCCAGCGTGCGCAGCAATGCCGATCTGATCGAGGCGCTCCTGCGGCGCTACATCACCGTACGCACCCACCCGACAGACAACGGCGGTCTACCTGCATTGCCAGCACCGATCCGCAACGGCGTGCTCGACGTGGGCCAACTCGACACCTTGCCGGAACGCGTGTCGGTCGTCACGACCGACTACCGCTATCTCTATGCCAATGCCACCGACGCAGCGCGACTGAACCGCAAACCACACGAACTCGTCGGGCGCCATGTCCGCGACATCGTCGGCGCAGCCCGGTTCGACGCCCGGATCAAGACCAATCTCGACCGTTGCTTTTCCGGAGAAACGGTCGAGCACACCAATGCGCGCGAAATGGACGGCAAGGTGGTGGTGATCCGCCGCAGGCTGACGCCTTGCTATGCCGAAGACCAGCCCCTGATCGGTGCGCTCGTCGTCATCCAGGAAGGCCCCGACCGCCGCCAGCGTTCAGCCTGAACGGCACATCACGCGATAACCATCAGGCCTTGACCCGCTCGAGCCACTGGTCCTCGTCGATCACCTCGACGCCGAATTCGCGCGCCTTGTCGAGCTTCGAGCCCGCACCCGGCCCTGCGACGACGAGGTCGGTCTTTTTCGAGACGGAGCCCGAGACCTTGGCGCCAAGCCGCTCGGCCATGGCCTTGGCCTCATCGCGCGTCATCTTCTCCAAGGAACCGGTAAAGACGACGGTCTTGCCCGCGACCGGGCTGTCGCTAGTGACCGGCACTTCCGCCGGTTCGGGCGCAACTTCCAGCAACAGGCGCTCGATCACATCGATATTGCGTGGCTCCTTGTAGAACTCGACGATCGCGCGGGCGACCACCTCACCGATGCCGTCGATGCTGTTCAGTTCGTTCCACGCGTCGCCGCTGAGGGAAACCGCGTCCTTCATGCCCCGCTCGAACGCCTCATAGCTGCCGTAGGCACGGGCAAGCAGCTTCGCCGTCGTCTCTCCGACATGGCGGATGCCGAGTGCATAGATGAAGCGATTGAGCGCAATCGTACGCCGCGCGTTGATCGCCTCGTACAGCTTGCGCACGCTGACGCGGCCAAAGCCTTCGATGTTCTCGAGCTTGGTCAGAGAATCGGTCTGACGCTTCTCCAGCGTGAAGATGTCCGGCGCCGTGCGGATTGCGAGCGCCGGATCCTCTGCCTCGAAGAAGAAGTCGATCTGCTTGGATCCGAGCCCTTCAATGTCGTAGGCGTTGCGGGAAACGAAGTGCTTCAGGTGCTCGACCGCCTGCGCCCGGCAAACAAATCCGCCCGTGCAGCGCCGCACCGCATCGACCTTGCCCGATTTCTCATTGATGTCGCGCACGGCGTGACTGCCGCAGACCGGGCAGGTCTTGGGAAATCCATACGGCGTCGCGTCCGACGGCCGCTTTTCCATCACCACGTCGACGATCTGCGGGATCACGTCGCCGGCGCGCTGGACGATCACGACATCGCCGATGCGGATGTCGCGCCCCTCGCGGATCGGCTCGCCGCTATTGCCCAGGCCGCGGATATAGTCCTCGTTGTGCAGTGTCGCATTGGTGACGACGACTCCCCCGACGGTGACCGGTTCCAGTCGCGCAACCGGCGTGAGCGCCCCGGTGCGGCCGACCTGTATGTCGATTGCCGTCAGCGTCGTCACGGCCTGTTCGGCCGGGAATTTGTGCGCCGTCGCCCAGCGCGGCGAGCGGGAGCGGAAGCCGAGGCGTGCCTGCAGATCGAGCTGGTCGACCTTGTAGACCACGCCGTCGATGTCGTAGTCGAGATCCGGTCGGTCAAGACCGATCTCGCGGTAATGCGCGATGATGTCCTCGACTTTGAAAAGCCGCTTCATCAGCGGATTGACCGGAACCCCCCAGGATTTGAACGTTTCGACCATGCCGAACTGTGTGTCGGCCGGCATGTCCGACATCTCGCCCCAGGCATAGGCGAAGAAGCGGAGCTTGCGGCTCGCCGTCACCGATGCATCGAGCTGTCGCAGCGAACCGGCAGCCGTATTCCGCGGGTTGACGTAGGTCTGCTTTCCCTCCGCCGCCATCTGCGCGTTCAGCGCCTGGAAGTCGCTCTTGGCCATGTAGACTTCGCCCCGCACCTCTGCGATCGCGGGGGCACCGGCAGGCAGAACCTTCGGTATCTCGTTGATGGTGAGAATGTTGGCGGTCACGTTCTCCCCAGTCGTGCCATCGCCACGCGTGGCGGCGTTCACGAGCCGGCCGTTTTCGTAGCGGATCGACATGGAGAGCCCGTCGATCTTCGGTTCGGCGGTGAAGGCAATCGAATCGTCCGGCAAGCGGCCGAGGAAGCGATAGACGGAGGCAATGAAATCGCGCACGTCCTCGTCAGAGAAGGTGTTGTCCAACGACAGCATCGGCCGGGCGTGGACGATCGGCGCGAAGGTCGGCAGCGGAGCGGCACCCACCCGGCGGGACGGGCTGTCGGCGCGGATAAGTGCCGGAAACCGCGCCTCGATCGCCTCGTTCCGATGCTTCAGCGCGTCGTAGTCGGCATCCGAGATCGCTGGCTGATCCTTGCCATGATAGAGCTCGTCGTGCCGCGCAATCTCGGCCGCAAGGAAGGCCAGATCGGCCGCAGCCTCTTCCTCTGTCAGGTTCTCGACTGGGATCTTCTCGATTGCCATGGTTCACTCCGCGATTCCGCGAATTGTTTTAGAGCAACTGGCATGAAAGGAAAGATCAGCTATCGACGTTCCCAAAGAGATCAGGCGCATCGCCTGCGGACAAGTCTCCAGTCCGGGTGCGGTGACTGCCCGACGTCCTCGATAGCTATACGCCACCGGACAGCAACCGTGCCGCCGCCGCCCTCG encodes:
- a CDS encoding PAS domain-containing protein, yielding MADTESHSGRTGPAHRTMERLTEAFWEHYRRLQDAVSADNTPLVHRLDRELTSSLTALVDHQTSDAAEQQAQFTSLLRLLREEADDASSVRSNADLIEALLRRYITVRTHPTDNGGLPALPAPIRNGVLDVGQLDTLPERVSVVTTDYRYLYANATDAARLNRKPHELVGRHVRDIVGAARFDARIKTNLDRCFSGETVEHTNAREMDGKVVVIRRRLTPCYAEDQPLIGALVVIQEGPDRRQRSA
- the ligA gene encoding NAD-dependent DNA ligase LigA, yielding MAIEKIPVENLTEEEAAADLAFLAAEIARHDELYHGKDQPAISDADYDALKHRNEAIEARFPALIRADSPSRRVGAAPLPTFAPIVHARPMLSLDNTFSDEDVRDFIASVYRFLGRLPDDSIAFTAEPKIDGLSMSIRYENGRLVNAATRGDGTTGENVTANILTINEIPKVLPAGAPAIAEVRGEVYMAKSDFQALNAQMAAEGKQTYVNPRNTAAGSLRQLDASVTASRKLRFFAYAWGEMSDMPADTQFGMVETFKSWGVPVNPLMKRLFKVEDIIAHYREIGLDRPDLDYDIDGVVYKVDQLDLQARLGFRSRSPRWATAHKFPAEQAVTTLTAIDIQVGRTGALTPVARLEPVTVGGVVVTNATLHNEDYIRGLGNSGEPIREGRDIRIGDVVIVQRAGDVIPQIVDVVMEKRPSDATPYGFPKTCPVCGSHAVRDINEKSGKVDAVRRCTGGFVCRAQAVEHLKHFVSRNAYDIEGLGSKQIDFFFEAEDPALAIRTAPDIFTLEKRQTDSLTKLENIEGFGRVSVRKLYEAINARRTIALNRFIYALGIRHVGETTAKLLARAYGSYEAFERGMKDAVSLSGDAWNELNSIDGIGEVVARAIVEFYKEPRNIDVIERLLLEVAPEPAEVPVTSDSPVAGKTVVFTGSLEKMTRDEAKAMAERLGAKVSGSVSKKTDLVVAGPGAGSKLDKAREFGVEVIDEDQWLERVKA